A window of Rhea pennata isolate bPtePen1 chromosome 34 unlocalized genomic scaffold, bPtePen1.pri SUPER_34_unloc_4, whole genome shotgun sequence contains these coding sequences:
- the FKBPL gene encoding FK506-binding protein-like has product HFQPPGTIQGGDGSPRAVPGAGGRRRPAGAALGPWDLANEAAWLREPCEEPEDDVGAEEEDEEEGDDAEDGRDEAGGWWRSPDGAFSKQVLRRGRGLARPGPGSRCRVLLEAPAATAPAAAAGRWVALRLGTAEGAWAAAVDACLETMAAGERARLRPAAAAAAVGLRLAAFAPAPEPWEQPPGELWAAGWPARPAPGGSSAPGRWRRRPRQYGAALRLAVAGAGRPPLAPERAGLKADLHANLALCQLRLGLPAPAADNCAKALALRPGHLKARYRRGLAAAALGDLEAAADDLAAVARARPGDGDARRELQRVGRRARERDARLAQTPPAPLRLRR; this is encoded by the coding sequence CACTTCCAGCCTCCAGGCACCATCCAAGGAGGCGACGGGTCTCCCAGAGCGGTcccgggggccggcgggaggcggcgcccTGCTGGGGCGGCCTTGGGGCCCTGGGACCTGGCCAACGAGGCGGCCTGGCTGCGGGAGCCCTGCGAGGAGCCCGAGGACGACGTCGGCgccgaggaggaggatgaggaggagggggaCGATGCCGAGGACGGCCGGGACGAGGCCGGCGGCTGGTGGCGGAGCCCTGACGGCGCCTTCTCCAAGCAGGtgctgcgccggggccggggcctggcgcggccggggccgggatCCCGCTGCCGGGTGCTGCTGGAGGCGCCGGCGGCGAcggcaccggcggcggcggccggccgcTGGGTCGCCCTGCGCCTGGGCACCGCCGAGGGCGCCTGGGCGGCCGCCGTCGACGCCTGCCTGGAGACGATggcggcgggcgagcgggcCCGGCTgcggccggccgccgcggcggccgccgtggggctgcgCCTGGCCGCCTTCGCCCCGGCGCCCGAGCCCTGGGAGCAGCCGCCGGGCGAGCTCTGGGCGGCGGGCTGGCCCGCAAGgcccgcgccgggcggctcTTCGGCGccggggcggtggcggcggcggccccggcagTACGGGGCCGCGCTGCGGCTGGCGGTGGCCGGCGCGGGACGGCCGCCGCTGGCCCCGGAGCGGGCCGGCCTCAAGGCGGACCTGCACGCCAACCTGGCGCTGTGCCAGCTGCGCCTGGGCctgccggcgccggcggccgacAACTGCGCCAAGGCGCTGGCCCTGCGGCCCGGCCACCTCAAGGCTCGCTACCGCCGCGGGCTGGCGGCCGCGGCCTTGGGCGACCTGGAGGCGGCCGCCGACGACCTGGCGGCGGtggcccgggcccggcccggcgacGGGGACGCC
- the LOC134154101 gene encoding secreted protein C-like codes for MDGARPANGKAASPGAANEARGAGRAPQQGGQEPANGSAPSLDLANEQEADGGQSNEGRGTLGSANKELRPQQTAKGSSNGPAEGRVSANEERGLQEPPKEAGALRGPARGRAGRRQPTSGARGLQEPSNGATGLQEPSNGAGGLQEPSSGARGLQEPSNGATGLQETSNGASGLQEPSNGAGGLQGPSSGATGLQEPSNGALGLQGPCKETTELQEPLNDALGPQEPSNDTSSLQEPSNDALGLQEPSKETTELREPSTDALGLQKPPKETTEPQEPSTDALGLQKPPKETTSCGNHRPML; via the exons ATGGACGGGGCGCGGCCAGCCAATGGGAAGGCAGCATCCCCGGGGGCGGCCAATGAGGCTCGAGGCGCCGGCAGGGCCCCTCAGCAAGGAGGCCAGGAGCCAGCCAATGGGAGCGCACCGAGCTTGGATCTGGCCAATGAGCAGGAAGCTGACGGAGGTCAGTCCAATGAGGGAAGGGGAACCCTGGGCTCAGCCAATAAGGAGCTGAGGCCGCAGCAGACCGCGAAGGGCTCGTCCAATGGGCCCGCAGAGGGCCGGGTCTCAGCCAATGAGGAGAGagggctgcaggagcctccCAAGGAGGCCGGGGCGCTCCGGGGCCCGGCCCGTGGGCGCGCAGGGCGCCGGCAGCCCACCAGTGGGGCCAGAGGTCTCCAGGAGCCGTCCAATGGGGCCACAGGCCTCCAGGAACCATCCAATGGGGCCGGAGGTCTCCAGGAACCATCCAGTGGGGCCAGGGGTCTCCAGGAGCCGTCCAATGGGGCCACAGGCCTCCAGGAAACATCTAATGGTGCTTCGGGGCTCCAGGAACCATCCAATGGGGCCGGAG GTCTCCAGGGACCATCCAGTGGGGCCACAGGCCTCCAAGAACCATCTAATGGTGCTTTAGGCCTCCAGGGGCCATGCAAGGAGACCACAGAGCTCCAAGAACCATTGAACGATGCTTTAGGTCCCCAGGAACCATCAAATGACACTTCTAGTCTCCAGGAACCATCAAACGATGCTTTAGGCCTCCAGGAACCATCCAAGGAGACCACGGAGCTGCGGGAACCATCGACCGATGCTTTAGGCCTCCAGAAACCACCCAAGGAGACCACGGAGCCGCAGGAACCATCGACCGATGCTTTAGGCCTCCAGAAACCACCCAAGGAGACCACGAGCTGCGGGAACCATCGACCGATGCTTTAG